In the Sebaldella sp. S0638 genome, one interval contains:
- a CDS encoding 4Fe-4S binding protein produces MKKLIKFRILIQMLFLGFMIFSIAILDHSISKIFVLGAIFLVGSYYCGWVCPFGTLQEYIDKLRKRIIKKTYNVPEKVDKILSSIRYIFLISAVLFIVNPLDARGAVFSALKGEQIMFFSLIILAAFLVLSLFIERPYCRWFCTAGAKFGILGMGRVLTIKRDNGTCVNCGKCDKACPVNIKISKCENIVSPKCINCLSCITECPKKSALKIGLRSISGKYNILSYFIGLTFGIWVLTELFWR; encoded by the coding sequence ATGAAAAAACTAATTAAATTCAGAATATTAATACAAATGCTATTTTTAGGTTTTATGATATTTTCCATAGCGATTTTAGATCATTCAATATCAAAAATTTTTGTACTGGGAGCCATATTTTTAGTAGGGAGTTATTATTGCGGATGGGTTTGTCCGTTTGGAACACTACAGGAATATATAGATAAATTAAGAAAAAGAATCATAAAAAAAACTTATAATGTTCCGGAGAAAGTTGATAAAATATTATCATCGATACGTTATATATTTTTGATTTCAGCTGTTCTCTTTATTGTCAATCCGCTTGATGCCAGAGGAGCAGTGTTTAGTGCATTGAAAGGGGAGCAGATAATGTTTTTTTCACTGATTATACTAGCGGCATTTCTCGTACTTTCACTTTTTATAGAAAGACCTTATTGCAGATGGTTTTGCACCGCGGGAGCTAAATTCGGGATATTAGGAATGGGAAGAGTCCTGACTATAAAAAGAGATAATGGAACATGTGTAAACTGCGGAAAATGCGACAAAGCCTGTCCGGTAAATATAAAAATTTCTAAATGTGAAAATATAGTAAGCCCAAAATGTATAAACTGCTTATCCTGTATCACTGAATGCCCTAAAAAAAGTGCATTGAAAATAGGATTAAGAAGTATTTCAGGCAAATACAATATTCTTTCATATTTTATAGGCCTGACATTTGGAATATGGGTACTAACAGAATTATTCTGGAGATAA
- a CDS encoding molybdopterin-binding protein: MKLSARNQFKGKIISITEGAVNGIVTLDIGGGNIITSTISMDSIKSLNLKVGSDAYAIIKATSVMVGIDD; encoded by the coding sequence ATGAAACTTAGTGCTAGAAATCAATTCAAAGGTAAAATTATCTCTATTACGGAAGGTGCCGTAAACGGAATCGTAACACTTGACATTGGCGGAGGAAATATAATTACTTCTACAATTTCAATGGATTCTATTAAAAGTCTGAATTTGAAAGTTGGTTCAGATGCTTATGCAATTATCAAAGCTACATCTGTAATGGTTGGTATTGATGATTAA